Proteins co-encoded in one Xanthomonas campestris pv. badrii genomic window:
- the sctT gene encoding type III secretion system export apparatus subunit SctT: MNDTADALLALSSQGLSLVTLLALCGVRVFVMFSVLPATAQDSLPGMARNGVIYVLSSFIAYGQPADALERIQAAGLVGVVFKEAFIGLLIGFAASTVFWIAESVGLLVDDLSGYNNVQMTNPLSGEQSTPVSTVLMQLAIVSFYALGGMLMLLGALFESFRWWPLSQLSPDIGAVAESFVIQQTDGMMAAIVKLSAPVMLVLVLVDLAIGFVARAAEKLEPSNLSQPIRGVLALLLLALLTSVFIAQLGEALGFLHFQQQLHDAATMSGKAGASR, from the coding sequence ATGAACGACACCGCCGACGCGTTGCTGGCGCTCTCATCGCAGGGTCTGTCGCTGGTGACGTTGCTGGCGCTGTGCGGGGTGCGTGTGTTCGTGATGTTCTCCGTGCTGCCGGCAACCGCGCAGGACAGCCTTCCCGGGATGGCGCGCAACGGCGTGATCTATGTGCTGAGCTCGTTCATCGCGTATGGGCAACCGGCCGACGCGCTGGAGAGGATCCAGGCGGCCGGCCTGGTGGGAGTTGTGTTCAAGGAAGCCTTCATCGGCCTGCTGATCGGCTTTGCCGCATCGACGGTGTTCTGGATCGCCGAGAGCGTGGGCCTGCTGGTCGACGATCTGTCCGGCTACAACAATGTGCAGATGACCAATCCGCTCAGCGGGGAGCAGAGCACGCCGGTCTCCACGGTGTTGATGCAGCTGGCGATCGTCTCGTTCTACGCGCTGGGCGGCATGTTGATGCTGCTCGGCGCGTTGTTCGAATCGTTTCGCTGGTGGCCGTTGAGCCAGCTCTCGCCGGACATCGGGGCAGTTGCCGAGTCGTTCGTCATCCAGCAGACCGACGGCATGATGGCAGCAATCGTCAAACTGTCCGCGCCGGTGATGTTGGTGCTGGTGCTGGTGGATCTGGCCATCGGCTTCGTGGCGCGTGCCGCCGAAAAGCTGGAACCGTCGAATCTAAGTCAACCGATCCGTGGAGTGCTTGCATTACTGCTGCTCGCCTTGCTGACCAGCGTGTTCATCGCGCAATTGGGCGAAGCACTGGGCTTCCTGCATTTCCAGCAGCAGCTGCACGATGCCGCCACCATGAGCGGCAAGGCAGGCGCATCGCGTTGA
- the sctC gene encoding type III secretion system outer membrane ring subunit SctC, producing MAYARPPVHRHRRAPLAAALLLGLLPLVPPHANAAQVPWHSRTFKYVADHKDLKEVLRDLSASQSVTTWISPEVTGTFSGKFEASPQKFLDDLSATFGFVWYYDGAVLRIWGANETKNATLNLGAASTAALRDALARMQLDDPRFPVRYDEAAHVAVVSGPPGYVDTVTAIAKQVEQSARQRDATEVQVFQLHYAQAADHSTRIGGQDVQVPGMASLLRSMYGVRGAPIAALPGPGANFGRVQPIGGGSSNTFGNGGQGQNGGGSNASILGLPASWFGGGSPSDRVPVSPPLPGNGNGASAPASVWPEMSQARRDGPLSVDAGSGGEWAFDAPVIEADPRTNAILIRDRPERMAAYGTLIQQLDNRPKLLQIDATIIEIRDGAMQDLGVDWRFHSRRVDVQTGDGRGGQLGYDGTLSGAAAAGASTPLGGTLTAVLGDAGRYLMTRVSALEQTNKAKIVSTPQVATLDNVEAVMDHKQQAFVRVSGYASADLYNLSAGVSLRVLPSVVPGSANGQMRLDVRIEDGQLGANTVDGIPVITSSEITTQAFVNEGQSLLIAGYASDSDQTDLNKVPGLSKIPLVGNLFKHRQQSGQRMQRLFLLTPHIVSP from the coding sequence ATGGCATACGCCCGTCCTCCAGTTCACCGCCACCGACGCGCGCCGTTGGCCGCCGCACTGCTGCTCGGCCTGCTGCCGCTGGTGCCGCCGCATGCCAATGCCGCGCAGGTGCCGTGGCATTCGCGCACCTTCAAATACGTTGCCGACCACAAAGATCTCAAGGAGGTGCTGCGCGACCTGTCCGCCAGTCAATCCGTCACCACGTGGATCTCACCGGAAGTGACCGGCACGTTCAGCGGCAAGTTCGAAGCCAGCCCGCAGAAGTTCCTCGACGATTTGTCCGCAACGTTCGGCTTCGTCTGGTACTACGACGGTGCCGTGCTCAGAATCTGGGGCGCCAACGAAACCAAGAATGCGACCTTGAATCTGGGCGCGGCATCGACCGCTGCGCTGCGCGATGCGCTTGCCCGCATGCAGTTGGACGATCCGCGCTTTCCGGTCCGTTACGACGAGGCGGCGCACGTGGCGGTGGTGTCCGGCCCGCCGGGGTATGTGGATACCGTCACCGCGATCGCCAAGCAGGTCGAGCAGAGCGCACGCCAACGCGATGCCACCGAGGTGCAGGTGTTTCAGCTGCATTATGCCCAGGCGGCCGATCACAGCACCCGCATCGGTGGTCAGGACGTCCAGGTGCCGGGCATGGCCAGCCTGTTGCGCAGCATGTACGGTGTGCGTGGCGCGCCCATTGCGGCGCTGCCCGGGCCGGGTGCGAATTTTGGGCGGGTGCAGCCGATTGGCGGCGGCTCGTCCAACACGTTCGGCAACGGCGGTCAGGGCCAGAATGGCGGCGGCAGCAACGCGAGCATCCTCGGATTGCCTGCGTCGTGGTTCGGTGGCGGGTCGCCGTCCGATCGGGTGCCGGTCAGCCCGCCGTTGCCGGGCAATGGCAATGGCGCCAGTGCGCCGGCCAGCGTGTGGCCGGAGATGAGCCAGGCCCGCCGCGATGGGCCGCTGTCGGTGGACGCCGGCAGCGGTGGGGAGTGGGCCTTCGACGCGCCGGTGATCGAGGCCGACCCGCGCACCAACGCCATTCTGATCCGCGACCGCCCCGAGCGGATGGCCGCCTATGGCACGTTGATCCAGCAGCTCGACAACCGCCCCAAGTTGCTGCAGATCGATGCCACCATCATCGAGATCCGCGATGGCGCCATGCAGGATCTCGGCGTGGACTGGCGTTTCCACAGCCGGCGTGTCGACGTGCAGACCGGCGACGGGCGGGGCGGTCAGCTTGGCTACGATGGCACCTTGAGCGGTGCCGCGGCGGCAGGTGCCAGCACGCCGTTGGGCGGTACCTTGACGGCGGTTCTGGGAGATGCGGGGCGTTACCTGATGACGCGCGTGTCGGCGCTGGAGCAGACCAACAAGGCCAAGATCGTCTCCACCCCGCAGGTGGCGACGCTGGACAACGTGGAAGCGGTGATGGATCACAAGCAGCAGGCATTCGTGCGTGTCAGCGGCTACGCATCCGCAGACCTCTACAACCTGTCCGCCGGTGTGTCGCTACGCGTCTTGCCCAGCGTGGTGCCGGGCTCGGCCAACGGGCAGATGCGCCTGGATGTGCGTATTGAAGACGGGCAGTTGGGCGCCAATACCGTCGATGGTATCCCCGTCATCACCTCCAGCGAGATCACCACGCAGGCCTTCGTCAACGAGGGGCAGAGCCTGCTGATCGCCGGTTATGCTTCCGATAGCGACCAGACCGATCTGAACAAGGTGCCTGGGTTGTCCAAGATTCCACTGGTCGGCAACCTGTTCAAACATCGCCAGCAGAGCGGGCAGCGGATGCAGCGGTTGTTTTTGCTGACCCCCCACATCGTCTCGCCCTGA
- the xopA gene encoding XopA/Hpa1 family type III secretion system protein, with the protein MDPSIGTNNWSNTSTSQTMGIGPQQAQDASQPSPSAGSEQQLDQLLAMFIMLLLQQSQGSDATQDSGNDQPQDGQQGLSPLTQMLMQIVMQLMQNQGGTGTGAGASLGTSMGSGFNSGFSGLSGQA; encoded by the coding sequence ATGGACCCATCCATCGGAACCAATAATTGGTCGAATACCAGCACCTCGCAGACCATGGGCATCGGGCCCCAGCAAGCCCAGGATGCCAGTCAGCCTTCGCCCTCGGCTGGCTCCGAGCAGCAGCTCGATCAACTGCTCGCCATGTTCATCATGCTGCTGCTCCAGCAGAGCCAGGGCAGCGATGCCACTCAGGACAGCGGAAATGACCAACCGCAGGACGGTCAACAGGGCCTGAGTCCGTTGACGCAGATGTTGATGCAGATCGTGATGCAGCTGATGCAGAACCAGGGCGGTACCGGCACGGGCGCCGGCGCCTCGCTTGGCACCAGTATGGGCAGCGGCTTCAACTCCGGTTTTTCGGGTCTCAGCGGCCAGGCCTGA
- a CDS encoding lytic transglycosylase domain-containing protein has translation MTDTETTKCSSVHGMRIWRPRHWATLSNNLRVSERWYAFRTWPAVAPGRHVLIAATLLCAAPLARADCFEDAAGYQHVNPWVLRAIAWQESRGRADAIHRNRNGTIDYGKMQINSIHLRRLSSYGISKDALMHPCISVYVAAWRLREMTNKYGNTWAAVGAYHSETPAERDKYAHAIHAILIRRGVLVE, from the coding sequence ATGACAGATACCGAGACGACCAAGTGTTCGTCCGTGCACGGCATGCGTATTTGGCGTCCCCGGCATTGGGCTACGCTCTCAAATAACTTGCGTGTTAGCGAGCGATGGTACGCATTCCGGACCTGGCCTGCTGTGGCGCCTGGGCGACACGTACTGATTGCAGCGACACTGTTGTGCGCAGCGCCGCTCGCACGCGCAGACTGCTTCGAAGATGCTGCCGGTTATCAACATGTCAATCCGTGGGTGCTGCGCGCCATTGCGTGGCAGGAATCGCGTGGCCGTGCCGATGCCATCCATCGCAACCGCAACGGTACGATCGATTATGGAAAAATGCAGATCAATTCGATCCATCTGCGGCGGCTTTCCAGTTACGGCATTTCCAAAGACGCATTGATGCATCCTTGCATCAGCGTGTATGTGGCGGCATGGCGACTGCGCGAGATGACCAATAAGTACGGAAATACCTGGGCCGCTGTGGGTGCCTATCATTCCGAAACGCCCGCCGAGCGCGATAAATATGCGCATGCCATCCACGCGATTCTGATCAGGCGCGGTGTGCTTGTGGAATGA
- the avrBs2 gene encoding type III secretion system effector avirulence protein AvrBs2: MRIAHVQPAATHITAPATPTNTSAITPMEVPHAPGSNPPLRARPRRQAAVAPQLVPLTDSAMAGKQALVALDAKFSEQRLAEVQARQITVQALQSKLATHLAQAGIAPEKDSIAAKLAAGELQPVYLDKAAFKAMAKALPESASAAAGPVLVDAQQGRIIFDLQRAFAPGDTFSDAARNALRKVLDLRGIGLATPDWLQPATPTQPRRKLQQAARYHGHEVPARDGGAAFFKANDHHLVAGKQALLREHRKELVHDTYFQAPSTRALGKDVMVHRGLFDNHAGIPENSLAAIDRAYAQGYRNLELDVEVSADGVPVLLHDFSIGRMTDDPQNRLVSQVPFAQLRDMPLVIRNPADGNFIKTDQTIAAVEQALERALQKPEAMSVALDCKEDTAEAVAMLLMRRPDLRQGAAIKLYAKYYTGGFDQFVSNLYKHYQINPLHSQDAPRRAALHRLLAKINVVPVFSQGMLANQQLRDFFPGKDDGPEGLAETAVQWLESWNKMRPVIVEAVAIDQQSAAGKAMELTRTHLRQPGSAYAQAAFSSGYRYEDFSLPRANHDKDYYLWRNFGEIQKLSDEAFGIQRATAGAFRDAGESLLTDQPEEELLALLENRTLARGHTGMELDLPPATPIDTARDAAIVEQRTREFRAASTPVDPVLVAAVREGRVLDHSAEFQHDPAARRAVDARAESLGRLDERYRGAPLTHHLNAQAEQIEPED, encoded by the coding sequence ATGCGTATCGCTCATGTGCAACCAGCCGCCACGCACATCACCGCGCCGGCAACGCCAACCAATACCAGTGCAATCACCCCGATGGAGGTGCCGCACGCACCAGGCAGCAACCCGCCACTGCGTGCACGGCCTCGTCGCCAGGCTGCCGTCGCACCACAGCTGGTGCCATTGACCGACAGCGCGATGGCCGGCAAGCAGGCGTTGGTGGCGCTGGACGCCAAGTTTTCGGAGCAACGGCTGGCTGAAGTGCAGGCACGACAGATCACGGTGCAAGCGCTGCAAAGCAAGCTGGCCACCCACCTCGCGCAAGCCGGCATCGCGCCCGAGAAGGACAGCATTGCTGCAAAGCTTGCAGCTGGAGAGCTACAGCCGGTGTATCTGGATAAAGCCGCGTTCAAAGCCATGGCCAAGGCGCTACCCGAGAGCGCCAGTGCAGCGGCAGGCCCGGTGCTGGTCGATGCGCAGCAAGGCCGCATCATTTTCGATCTGCAGCGCGCGTTTGCGCCTGGCGATACCTTCAGCGATGCAGCGCGTAACGCATTGCGCAAGGTGCTGGATCTGCGCGGCATTGGGCTGGCAACGCCGGACTGGCTGCAGCCTGCCACACCCACGCAGCCGCGTCGCAAGTTGCAGCAAGCCGCGCGCTATCACGGCCACGAGGTGCCGGCGCGCGATGGCGGGGCGGCGTTCTTCAAGGCCAACGACCATCATCTGGTTGCCGGCAAGCAGGCGCTGCTGCGCGAGCACCGCAAGGAGCTCGTGCACGACACGTATTTCCAGGCGCCCAGCACGCGGGCGCTGGGCAAGGACGTAATGGTGCACCGGGGGTTGTTCGACAACCACGCCGGCATTCCGGAAAACTCGCTTGCCGCCATCGATCGCGCCTACGCACAGGGGTATCGCAATCTGGAACTGGATGTCGAAGTCAGTGCCGATGGCGTGCCAGTGTTGCTGCACGACTTCAGCATCGGCCGCATGACCGACGACCCGCAGAACAGATTGGTCTCGCAGGTGCCGTTTGCCCAGCTGCGCGATATGCCGCTAGTGATCCGCAACCCGGCCGATGGCAACTTCATCAAGACCGATCAGACCATTGCCGCCGTGGAGCAGGCGCTGGAGCGCGCGTTGCAGAAGCCGGAGGCGATGTCGGTGGCGCTGGATTGCAAGGAAGACACCGCCGAGGCGGTGGCGATGCTGCTGATGCGCCGGCCGGATCTGCGCCAGGGGGCAGCGATCAAGCTATACGCCAAGTACTACACGGGCGGCTTCGATCAGTTCGTGTCCAATCTGTACAAGCACTACCAGATCAATCCGCTGCACTCCCAGGATGCACCCCGCCGTGCCGCACTCCACCGGCTGTTGGCCAAGATCAATGTGGTACCCGTCTTCAGCCAGGGCATGCTGGCCAACCAGCAGCTGCGCGATTTCTTCCCAGGCAAGGACGATGGTCCCGAGGGGCTGGCCGAGACCGCAGTGCAATGGTTGGAAAGCTGGAACAAGATGCGCCCTGTTATCGTGGAGGCGGTGGCCATCGATCAGCAAAGCGCTGCGGGCAAGGCCATGGAACTGACACGCACACACTTGCGTCAGCCGGGCTCTGCTTACGCGCAGGCGGCATTTTCGTCCGGCTACCGGTATGAGGATTTCTCGCTGCCGCGCGCCAACCACGACAAGGACTATTACCTGTGGCGCAACTTCGGCGAGATCCAAAAACTCAGCGACGAAGCCTTTGGAATCCAGCGCGCCACCGCCGGTGCCTTTCGCGATGCCGGCGAAAGCCTGTTGACTGACCAGCCCGAGGAAGAACTGCTTGCGCTGCTGGAAAACCGCACGCTGGCGCGTGGCCATACCGGCATGGAACTGGACCTACCGCCAGCTACTCCCATCGATACCGCGCGCGATGCGGCGATCGTGGAGCAGCGCACCCGCGAATTCCGCGCGGCATCGACACCGGTCGATCCGGTCCTGGTGGCGGCAGTACGCGAAGGCCGCGTCCTGGACCATAGTGCAGAATTCCAGCACGATCCTGCGGCACGGCGCGCGGTGGATGCTCGCGCCGAATCGCTGGGACGATTGGACGAGCGGTACCGCGGAGCACCGCTGACCCACCACCTCAACGCGCAGGCCGAACAGATCGAACCAGAGGATTGA
- a CDS encoding ROK family protein, giving the protein MSSFFAQAAIRSHYRRRSDGQAASSSERALLDLIRSAGQVERADLPRASGLSVPGTKGIIDPLVAHGLLQLGPSLRRGRGQPSVQLSLVPGYAFSVGVSVMVDGIAVVLIDFAGQVCGMRQLTAFPLTLDLVAARLPELVQQLLQAAGVDRQQLFGVGVSMTGPRIGDGARVNPPLTLAAEWMQVELDRFISERLQLPVWMDNDAHCAALAEAVYGVGRQWPDLVYLSIADGFAAGVIAAGSVHRGAHGNVGELGRISAMTGSARPTLESLRQALVADGHVLPDLHTMLQHYDAAWPQIDAWLEMVQPTVTLAVAAIIALIDPRVIVFGARLPTDLAQRLIARIAFEPAPRRGVASPYPALLVGQVQAHATVLGAAMLPFKETLF; this is encoded by the coding sequence ATGTCTTCCTTCTTCGCCCAAGCAGCCATTCGTTCGCATTACCGCCGTCGCAGCGACGGGCAGGCGGCCAGTTCCAGCGAGCGTGCGTTGCTGGATCTGATCCGCAGCGCCGGCCAGGTGGAGCGTGCCGACCTGCCGCGCGCCAGCGGGCTCAGTGTGCCCGGCACCAAGGGCATCATCGACCCGCTGGTCGCACACGGCCTGCTCCAGCTCGGCCCGTCGCTGCGGCGTGGTCGCGGCCAACCGAGTGTGCAGCTGAGCCTGGTGCCCGGCTACGCGTTCAGCGTGGGGGTCTCAGTGATGGTCGATGGCATCGCGGTGGTGCTGATCGACTTTGCCGGGCAGGTGTGCGGCATGCGCCAGCTCACCGCGTTCCCGCTGACGCTGGATCTGGTCGCAGCGCGGTTGCCGGAGCTGGTGCAGCAATTGCTGCAGGCGGCCGGTGTAGACCGGCAGCAGCTGTTCGGGGTGGGCGTCAGCATGACCGGCCCACGCATCGGCGACGGCGCGCGGGTCAACCCGCCGCTCACGCTGGCCGCCGAATGGATGCAGGTCGAGCTGGACCGGTTCATCTCCGAACGCCTGCAGTTACCGGTCTGGATGGACAACGACGCCCATTGCGCCGCGTTGGCCGAAGCCGTGTATGGGGTCGGCCGCCAATGGCCGGATCTGGTCTATCTGTCGATCGCCGACGGGTTCGCCGCTGGCGTGATCGCCGCTGGCAGCGTGCACCGCGGCGCGCACGGCAATGTCGGCGAACTGGGGCGCATCTCGGCCATGACCGGCAGTGCGCGGCCGACGCTGGAAAGCCTGCGCCAGGCACTGGTCGCCGATGGCCATGTGCTGCCGGACCTGCACACCATGCTGCAGCACTACGATGCGGCATGGCCGCAGATCGATGCCTGGCTGGAGATGGTGCAACCCACCGTGACGCTGGCTGTGGCAGCGATCATCGCGTTGATCGACCCGCGCGTCATCGTCTTCGGCGCACGCCTGCCGACCGATCTTGCGCAGCGGCTGATCGCGCGCATCGCCTTCGAGCCCGCGCCACGACGCGGCGTTGCATCGCCGTATCCGGCGTTGCTGGTCGGGCAGGTGCAGGCACATGCCACGGTGCTGGGCGCGGCCATGCTGCCGTTCAAGGAAACGCTGTTTTAG
- a CDS encoding TonB-dependent receptor codes for MRLLHASPPAHLSVPGPAGVPQPRTLSFALGMALLCWMHAPAQAAEAPADASAHTLDAVQVRTSFQSQNTRAIATKQAAPTIVDSVAADSIGQLPDFNVGDALRRVTGVSTVEYQGEPRYVTVRGLNGNYNSMLIDGFAFASNDIGSRQALMDVLPANFVDRIDVVKSLLPENDGGAIGGVTNLVTATGFARPDGLLTASAKGGANLMGSRYGGRTPVGEGELKWGRRFGRDGAFAFLGAASFWRREISVPQQENGGALNWYNADGTRAPVPYGGVGDAVPSERRWYNYDNTRERRGLTARVDWQPDGPLSGHVSGYAFRQREASDRDTQTAQVQTSARLTRSGPQSGTLDNLNQLVELGQLRWKRGLSGVNGELLAELPAQWRGALRASTSRATVDNPQTWDRFQQNRLAYGFDWSGDLAAFAPVNPVLADDPTRYANLNHQQERTTYAERVSDLQLELRRNMDEGSQGLGLAWGLRQVRTHMQTAFQRTTWSRLPYALDDVLGNPTCALGCNMPMLTIDPASADARWDAVAGQARGVVDTSAQNSGTYDVDEQVRAGFAQAQWRGERWRLAGGVRLEQTRFGSSGQQLSGTTWTPVSAQRTYRNWLPSLAGQVQTSANGTLRFGVSRSIGRPRLDQMALNGGVLTLSSTPPTLNQGNPDLQPRRSQNLDLGHDWTFDDGGSLLSIALFHKTIDNEIFRYGQLQDIDGQQVLVTQPRNTDRPVRMRGAELGAIKELGAWLPALAGLSVGANVTVLDVDYPVVLGDGTRTTLDVLPQQPRQLWNLTLNYARGPLRSTLAWNRTGELWDDRYPNYSNQQEFYRNRYQQPLDRIDLKLAWDVSPAVAVSLDVLNLAGQGYQYRIGRNQEYVQSAWKMAPTVMLGVNIKL; via the coding sequence ATGCGCCTGTTACATGCCTCTCCCCCTGCCCATCTGTCTGTGCCCGGTCCGGCCGGCGTTCCCCAGCCTCGCACATTGTCATTCGCGCTGGGCATGGCCCTGCTGTGCTGGATGCACGCGCCGGCGCAGGCCGCCGAGGCGCCCGCCGATGCCTCGGCGCATACCCTGGACGCCGTGCAGGTCCGCACCTCCTTCCAGTCGCAGAACACGCGTGCCATCGCCACCAAGCAGGCTGCGCCCACCATCGTGGATTCGGTCGCCGCCGACAGCATCGGGCAACTGCCGGATTTCAACGTCGGCGATGCGCTGCGCCGGGTCACTGGCGTGAGCACCGTGGAGTACCAGGGAGAGCCGCGCTACGTGACCGTGCGCGGCCTCAACGGCAACTACAACAGCATGCTGATCGACGGTTTTGCGTTTGCCAGCAATGACATCGGCAGCCGCCAGGCGCTGATGGATGTGCTGCCGGCGAACTTCGTCGACCGCATCGACGTGGTGAAGTCGCTGCTGCCGGAAAACGATGGCGGCGCGATCGGCGGCGTCACCAATCTGGTCACCGCGACGGGCTTTGCCCGGCCAGATGGCCTGCTCACCGCCTCGGCCAAGGGCGGCGCCAACCTGATGGGGAGCCGCTATGGCGGCCGCACACCGGTGGGCGAAGGCGAGCTGAAATGGGGCAGGCGTTTCGGGCGCGACGGCGCGTTCGCATTCCTGGGTGCGGCCAGCTTCTGGCGCCGTGAGATCTCGGTGCCGCAGCAGGAAAACGGCGGCGCCCTGAACTGGTACAACGCCGACGGCACGCGCGCGCCGGTGCCCTACGGCGGAGTCGGCGACGCGGTGCCCAGCGAACGGCGCTGGTACAACTACGACAATACCCGTGAGCGCCGCGGCCTGACCGCGCGCGTGGATTGGCAACCGGACGGCCCGCTCAGCGGCCATGTGTCCGGCTACGCGTTCCGCCAGCGCGAGGCCTCCGACCGCGATACCCAGACCGCCCAGGTGCAGACCAGCGCGCGCCTGACCCGCAGCGGCCCGCAAAGCGGCACGCTGGACAACCTCAACCAGCTCGTCGAGTTGGGGCAACTGCGCTGGAAGCGCGGGCTGTCCGGCGTCAACGGCGAACTACTGGCCGAGCTGCCCGCGCAATGGCGCGGCGCGCTGCGGGCAAGCACCTCGCGCGCCACGGTGGACAACCCGCAGACCTGGGACCGCTTCCAGCAGAACCGCCTGGCCTATGGCTTCGACTGGAGCGGCGACCTGGCCGCCTTTGCGCCCGTGAACCCGGTGCTGGCCGACGACCCGACCCGCTACGCCAACCTCAACCACCAGCAGGAACGCACGACCTACGCAGAGCGGGTGAGCGACCTGCAACTGGAGCTACGTCGCAACATGGACGAAGGCAGCCAGGGGCTGGGCCTGGCCTGGGGCCTGCGACAGGTGCGCACGCACATGCAGACCGCGTTCCAGCGCACTACCTGGAGCAGGTTGCCGTATGCGCTGGACGATGTGCTGGGCAACCCGACCTGCGCCCTGGGCTGCAACATGCCGATGCTGACCATTGACCCGGCATCGGCCGACGCACGCTGGGACGCGGTTGCCGGCCAGGCGCGCGGCGTGGTGGACACCTCCGCGCAGAACAGCGGCACTTACGACGTGGATGAGCAGGTACGCGCCGGCTTTGCCCAGGCGCAGTGGCGCGGCGAGCGCTGGCGGTTGGCCGGCGGCGTGCGCCTGGAGCAGACACGCTTCGGCAGCAGCGGCCAGCAATTGAGCGGAACCACGTGGACCCCGGTCAGCGCGCAGCGTACCTACCGCAATTGGCTACCATCGTTGGCCGGCCAGGTGCAGACCAGCGCCAACGGCACCTTGCGCTTTGGAGTGTCGCGCTCGATCGGGCGACCGCGCCTGGATCAGATGGCGTTGAACGGCGGCGTGCTCACACTGAGCAGTACCCCACCCACGCTCAACCAGGGCAACCCGGACCTGCAGCCGCGCCGCTCGCAGAATCTGGATCTTGGCCACGACTGGACCTTCGACGACGGCGGCAGCCTGCTGTCGATCGCGCTGTTCCACAAGACCATCGACAACGAAATCTTCCGCTACGGCCAGCTGCAGGACATCGACGGCCAGCAGGTGCTGGTCACCCAGCCGCGCAACACCGACCGCCCGGTGCGCATGCGCGGCGCCGAACTCGGCGCGATCAAGGAGCTGGGCGCGTGGCTACCCGCGCTTGCCGGGCTGTCGGTCGGCGCCAATGTCACCGTCCTGGACGTGGACTACCCGGTGGTGCTCGGCGATGGCACCCGCACCACGCTGGACGTGCTGCCGCAGCAGCCCAGGCAGCTGTGGAACCTGACCCTGAACTACGCCCGCGGGCCGCTGCGCAGCACGCTGGCCTGGAATCGCACCGGCGAACTGTGGGACGACCGCTACCCCAACTACAGCAACCAGCAGGAGTTCTACCGCAACCGCTACCAGCAACCGCTGGACCGCATCGATCTGAAACTGGCCTGGGACGTATCGCCAGCGGTCGCCGTGAGCCTGGACGTGCTCAACCTGGCTGGACAGGGCTACCAATACCGCATCGGTCGCAATCAGGAATACGTGCAGTCGGCCTGGAAGATGGCCCCCACCGTGATGCTCGGCGTCAACATCAAACTCTGA
- a CDS encoding DUF1868 domain-containing protein, producing MSSCLDTPFSRRRLLAAAAGTAVLATALPTLAKTPPPPDVGRKFLHSRRPMPFAGNTFVGHLDQQGEGYDSFDRVLDIYRELPEHRFASKFAPLPPSSYHVTLLGGVNESDRAHGPWPSDLTRDHALADINVDYLSRLKGRVAPPLGACSFLVNPTAARTGNNDNLLIPLKPADTQTAQRLEAARQALMHLTRLQRPDYVNYQFHISLAYLCETLDRAEQADYRAAVGAWLKRLAAAGPITIPRFHFCTFADMYAFRTLHEV from the coding sequence ATGTCGTCATGTCTGGATACCCCCTTCAGCCGCCGCCGGCTGCTGGCCGCCGCTGCAGGCACCGCGGTGTTGGCCACCGCCCTTCCCACGCTGGCCAAGACACCGCCACCGCCGGATGTGGGCCGCAAGTTCCTGCACTCCAGGCGGCCGATGCCGTTTGCCGGCAACACGTTCGTTGGCCATCTCGATCAGCAGGGCGAGGGCTATGACAGCTTCGACCGCGTGCTGGACATCTACCGCGAATTGCCCGAGCACCGCTTCGCCAGCAAGTTCGCGCCACTGCCGCCCAGCAGCTATCACGTGACCTTGCTGGGCGGGGTCAACGAGAGCGACCGCGCGCATGGGCCGTGGCCGAGCGATCTGACGCGCGACCACGCCTTGGCGGACATCAACGTCGACTATCTGTCGCGGCTGAAGGGGCGCGTTGCGCCGCCGCTGGGCGCTTGCAGCTTCCTGGTCAACCCAACGGCGGCCAGGACCGGCAATAACGACAATCTGCTGATTCCGTTGAAACCGGCAGATACGCAAACCGCGCAGCGCCTGGAAGCTGCGCGCCAGGCGCTGATGCACCTGACACGCCTGCAGCGCCCGGACTACGTCAATTACCAGTTTCATATCTCGTTGGCCTACCTGTGCGAGACGCTCGATCGCGCAGAACAGGCGGACTATCGCGCCGCAGTGGGCGCGTGGCTCAAGCGGCTGGCGGCCGCAGGCCCGATCACGATCCCGCGGTTTCATTTTTGCACGTTTGCCGATATGTACGCGTTTCGAACGCTGCACGAGGTGTGA